The Opisthocomus hoazin isolate bOpiHoa1 chromosome 22, bOpiHoa1.hap1, whole genome shotgun sequence genomic sequence TGATGCCTAACACATATTGAGCTGGACTTTATGCTGTACTTTACAATAGGTGTGTTGAATTGTTTTGGGGGAACTGTGTATGCACTGGCAACTAAGACAATGAACCTCAACTATACTGGATGGCTCCTTAGTCGATAGATGAACTAATGGAAGCTAAACTGCTACTAAAAAATAGTTTCTTCACGCTGAAGCTATGAAATCGTTACACGTTCTGTTCCTCGACGAACTCGCAAGTCTGAAATTCAGCAGTCTCTCAGAATGATGTAACTTCTGACACATGTAAAATGCTTACGTGAGTTAATTCACCCTCAGGATCTGTGCTGTATTGGCTGTTTTTAATCAGATGATTTTTTGACAAAAAACTGCATTAAGTTCTTTCTGAACTCAGCTGGGAAAGCAGATCTCTTCAGCTGAATGTAGTAACTGCAGGAGTGTCACGCCTCGCTGGCAGGGAACGTGTTGCATGTCACCACTGTACCTTGGAGAAACTCCACTTCTTACCTCCTCCTGTTGATCCCGTTCGCTCCTGTTCTGTTCCTCACTTGTGCATCTACTCAGTGGTGCTGTGCTGTGTGTCAGGAGATAATGCAGATGTATTGCTGTTCTGCTAGTATAATGAATTTTGTATTCAAGTATGCTGATGAAATAATGAAATCCTCTAAGCAATTGCTGTTCATTGCAGTGTTTATTAATTATATCAGATGGAATATAATCCCAGTAAAAAACAATTAACGTTGTCAGTTGTGAAATGATGAGCATAAAGTAGAAACGTGTTCAGGGAGTCTGTAATGGGCTGCTTGGCACTCAAGATGTAGCAAGGAGGCCAGAAGTGCACTGCTGGGCATTTCCTGATTCTGGTTTATTTTATATCTGACTGCAGTTTACTGGTGCCATGCagtgaggggaagaaaaaagaagttagaGATTCAGAGTGAACTAGAAATGGAATTTTGAAATACTTCTGCTGTTCCTATGTGTGATCTGCAGAATACTTGTGCTTTTTTCAACACTTCTCTTTCCACGACAAACACTGAAGCAGCATGTTAATGCCTAAACTGTGTTAGCACCGATGGGAAAACTGGCCTTTTCCCCCCATAGTATGAAAACGTTACTTGTAAGGTAAATTGCTTATTTTATATTCTATATCATAATTCAGCTATTCATAAGCTAGGATCACTGTTGTGTGTTAACACTGTTCAGAAGATCTACATGtcaagtttgttttttaataatttcttttaattaccAAGTTTCCAACGTCTTATTTATACATAAATGAAATGTATTAGCTTGCTATTATTCCTTAATGATGCTACACAAGTTCACTGTTTAATATACATATAGTAACTAGTATTCAGTTTCTGATTAAATTTACTTAAACtttaaaaccaaataattttgcTACTATAAAGTCTTGCACTGGACATATTCAAGATGCTAGCACCATGTTTTGACAGAAAAAATCAGATACCATCAGAAGTGGCTAACTTCGATGTCAAagatagtatttttaaaatcagcagtTAGCTTTGTCATTAAAGCAATGTTCTTTATAGCTCGGATTTAGTTTAATCAAAATAACTATGTATCAAGAGCCATGAAAGATCTCTGTTCTGaatgaatatattttaattttgtctgaAAGATCTTAAGAGTTCAGTCAGGACAAAACCAAGCCTTGTCGGTGAAAAGTGATGTGTCTGTGAAAAGAATTACTTGGAACTACAGTACACAGAGTAATTCAGATCAGAATTTAACTCCCTCCCCCATTTTTGAAGAGCTTTAAAAGGCAGAGCAATGTGAAGTCATTTGTCTGATGGTTTCATTAGCTGTGACTCTGCTATTCTTTGTTATATGTATAATAATGTTTCACGCTATTCTTAGAGTTGACAGTTTAAACAGTTGATGACAAACATAAATACTTTGAACTGCAGACTTCATTTCTGACCACAAGTTTATTCTTCTCTATTTTAATGCGTATATTTTAACACTGCTTAAATATATTTATGACCTTAGTAGAGACTAGACCTCtctccttgtgatttttttttccaaataggtaAATCTGTATTCTGAAATTTGAACCACTTTCTGATACTTTAATCTTTCATCATTTCCTTTTCCACAGGTTTACTTTGGGGGAAACAGTAATCTATTAAATAGCTTGTATCAGCACCCCCTCCTCTGCTGTAAAAAGCCTGATTAGATACTGTGTATGTTTTTATGTCCATGAACTTGAGCTACTCATGTGCAATTATGTGTATGGGAATGGAGTAGTGTTCATGATCTGTATTTACATCATCATATGGATGTATATTTATTAATAAAGTTAATACTTTAAAACCGATCAGTTTTTTCTCTgggctttaatttcttttaaattctggCAGAAGATGCCTATCGACAGCATTACTAGACCGACAGCCTTAACCCTTCTCTCTTGTGAATAGAAACGCTGTTTGTTCTGGTCGCTCGGTCGTAGTTAAGTGACTCGAACTGGCACTGAAATGTTTTGGTACACCTTGTACAGATTTCACTTAAAATCTTGCGGCTTGTTGTGTTTTTCCCTTGCCTCCCTGAAGTGTAATTGAATCCAACTGCAGTGGACTGAGTGTGTTCATGCCTGCATGGACTTAAAAATGCACACGGGATTTGTGAGAGTTGGGAGGCCACTGTATTGTGTGATTTTTAAATTGAATAAAGAAGCCCACCCTTTCAGTGtattttgctttctgaatttcaGCATAAGACATGTATTGCTTCTTACGGGCAAGTCCCATATCTTTGAATTAAGGCCAAGGTATCAGAAAATAGAGGAACGTcgcttattttttaaatgaattgaaAATGCTGCTACAGTAACTTAATTGTTCTTATACTTTCACTCAAATATgagaagaggggagggaaggagttaCAGCTATGTACGGGTAATAGTAAGCTGctaacttttttcctctgttgcacATGGAAATCAATTTGAGAATACTCATAAACTAAACTTTTCATGGAATGGTGGTCATTATTCATTATTCTGTGATGAATAAGATGTATTTATCCCTGTGTTCTGGCAATATTCCCATTTATCTTTGTTGGTAAGGTGTGCTCTGCATACCACTTGAcacccccttttttcttttcccccctctctgctgaAGTTTTTCAGTAACTTTGGGGCAAGATGGGCAGCCCTGCCTATTAGAAGCTGCAACCCAGACTGCTAGGTCTGCATCCTCCCCTTGCTTTCCAGTACCCTCTTATTTCTCTTCTATGTGCTTTCAAAGGTCCCCAATACATCTAGGgttgaaacattttaaatatcaGTTGCAGTTATTTTGCAGACTTTTAAGTTGCTTTTACCTGAAGAAGACATCTGATGCCTTTTTGGGgggactgggttttttttgttgttgttggccaTTTGGTAATTCTAAATATTTGGCTTTCAAGGTGACTGGACATATTGAGAACAGAGTTTGACTACAGTTTGCTACGTCCTGGTCTAAAAATCAGTTCCTGGATGTGATTCCTTGAGCAAAATGGATTATTTTCTTTGTAATGAAACCTTAAATATTAGATACTAATAGAACACAGGCTTTTCAGCTGTGTTGGAAGTTGCTCAACTGCTTCCGTGGCTGCTGTGTTCTCTGCCGTGTCATGAACTGAACGATAAAAATTGCAGCGGTCTGTTCCCTCGATACGCAGCTGGTGTGCGAGACCAGGTGGGGTTGCTGGTGACAGGACTGGTTTATGGTTCATTCAGGCTGACAGACTAGCAGTGTTGGGGTGTCAGCTCTGCAAGCTGGACATCTTGAAGGAGTCTTTAAGATGGTTATATCTTCTAATAATTTCATCTGTGTGTGTGATGAGCCACCAAGGATTGCTTTGGGGCCGGACTGGCATTTTTATGGTTTTGTGCCTCCTCGGTGTGATCTCCTAATGCAGCACAAATAGTACAGCGTGAATTAGTGATATCGGACCTATTAAATGTGCTGGCTCAACAGTCTGGTTTTGGACCAAGACAAATGAAGGTTGTTGTTGACAATTAATCATGTAAAGCTGTAACGCCTGAAAGTAAAGGACTGACTGGCTGCCTTGCGTTGCATGCTATTTTTATCCGGGTTCTGCCCGTGGCTCAGTGTTTATTGCTTAACATTTAAGAGAGAGGTGTGGCCTGACCATACAGAATTGGCAGCCCAAAAGCTACCGTGTTCTGGAGCTGGCTCTCGCCCAGCTTCCCTGCATGGCCTAGGGATGGCAATGTCTCCTTTTTCCTATCGGTAAAAACGCGGCAAAAATATCTGCTTATCTTGCAGTGTTGCTGGAAGGAATCATTAGTTAACAACTTTTAACTActttgaagctgaaaaatgtggaGTTCTTAAGTGTTGTTTAAATGATCTGAGGCAGATAAATCTTCCTGCCTTTCATGTTGTTTTTTTCATACCACAAAAGCTTGTTCTAATTAGCGAAAAAATATCACAGTAACAATTAGTGCAAGTTTGATCACTTAGAGTAGGCCTTTGAGATATGCATAATACCAAAATGTCTGTTTGCTGCTTCAGGTGGTcgtatatttaaataaaaacattcaacTGCAGCCACGTTGAGAAAACAAAGATGGCAAAGTCACACATCCCAAATACAGGTGTAGGTTAAAGCTGCCTGTGCGACCTCAGCCTGCGCTCCTGACCTGAATGCTTGTCATGTTTTCTGCTGCCTCATCTTTGCGCTGCTGAATACGCAGAATGTCGTAGCTGTGAGGATGTCAGGATTATACGAGTGGAAACCTTGGTCTTGGTGAAGGTCCTGGTGTTGCCTCTTTGTTCCAGTCTACATCCACTTTCGCTCCTTCTCTTGCTGTGAAGGAGCTTCCCCAGCGTGACTGAAGTCTGGGGAGGGGATGCACAAATGACCACCGAGTTTTGGTGTTTATTCACGGGTGCTACAAAGGACTCGTGTTTCGCATATCCTCCTCTTCGCTGAACTTCAGCTTTTTCCCTAACAAAGACAGCTTTTCTAATGTGTCCAGGATTTTTGAATAGATGcaaaacaatgcatttttttaCTAGACTTTTTCCTGAAAACAGACATTGGGCATTACAAATCAGAAAAATGTATGCCATTGAACAGTTTTGCAACAAAACTAGCAGGCATCATAAGAAATGTGCCTTCTCTGTAATACATAAGTACGGGGATGGTACATTTGCTGTGAGTTAGGTAAGATAAAGCCTGACAATCTGTAGTGCTTGGGAGTTCATTTGTGTTCTGTTAATAGCTTACTTATTATAGTCACCATAAAAAAGAATGCGGTTTTGCACAAACCTTTTGATTTGTGTTATGGTAGGAAGAATATTATGTTAGGATTAAATCCAGAAGTGTCTCAGGTGGAGGCATCCTGCCAGAAAGCTCTCTGTTGTTGTAACGGTTTGGAGTATCTTCCCTTGGGTTGGGGATCGGACGCTGGACCCTCACGGCACGGAGCCGAGTGCTGTGAACCATGTGCAGTCCTTGGCCAGGAGAAGGAATGTTGTTTTCAAGTTGAAAATGCTGCTTTGTCCAAACTCAAAGATAAGGACAACTGGGAATGGGGCACCTTTTTCCTGACTAGTCTGCAGCAGCGTGGGTTCCTTACAGGCTTCTGCTTTCAAGCTTCCTTGCTTGGTCTGTATCTGCTGGTCTAGTAAATATTTTCCCCTCTATGTGCAAACCTCATGTTTCAGACCTTTAAGCAATTATGTCCTCAGGGCTTATGCAAATtggactttgaaagaaaaaaatttccaagcAAGAACACCTGTGCTCTGAGAAAGGACAGAGTTGGAGCAGTGTCCCTTTTCTGTAATAAAGCTGACACCCATCTTCATCGAGATGCATGTGCAGTGCTTTCCTGGCTGTTTTCCAGGGTGCGTGTATGGCTCATACTCTCCTCGGTCATAATTCTCACTCGCTTTTTGACAGATGCAAAGTCTCACTGCGCGGTGCCGGCAGTTTGAGGAAACACGATGGAAAAGGGTATCAGCAGCTGAAGGGCTGTGCTTGTTTTCAAAATGCCCCGAACAGTCCTGAAGCTTCCCTCTTAAACTGACTGCAAGAACTGATTCTGTGACAGGAGCAGGATTACCTTATTTCCTAAAAAGAAATGTCAAGAGTATTTATCTCGCCTTTCAGCTGGGGAGCTTTGGTGGTATGCTGATGGGCAAGAGCTCATCTCGTCTTTTTAGCTTTAAAAAGTACGCCTTGAGTTTGCAGGCTTTTACCCTTGCCCCAGCCTGGCTCTAAGTTAGTTTTCATGTGAAACCATGCCAAGCGGAGCCTGGGCAGATCCCTCGGCGGGCGGACATGGCTGCAGGGAAGCGCCGAGGGCTGCGACACCGCGTTACACCAAAACACGCTTTTGGACTGAACTACCGGGCGTGCTGCGTGCCCTCGCCATCAGGCCCTCAGGATGACGTTTCCCTCGCTGCAGGAATTTTCCACCTGAGCCAATTTAAATCAACAGCGAAACGCCTGCCGCCCTCCAGCAGCCCGAGGCTTTGCCCGTCCAGCGCGTCCTGTTAACCGTGGCCTGCAGCCGCCACTGGACTTGGGCCTGGGCGGCGAAGGGACCCGCGTCGCTGCCGCGCaggggggccgccccgccgcgccccgccccgagCCAAGAGAAAATGGCGGCACAGCGCGCTGACGGCGctacgcacgcacgcacgcacgcacggcGCCGGAAGCGGAAGTGGCCCCGTGCTCCGGCGGAAGCGGCTGTTGTCCGGGGAGACGGAGCGCTGCGGtggcggccgggaccggggccgCGCCGAGGATGtggcggctgctgctgggccTGGCCTGGCTCGGTGGGGCCCTCCCTGCAGGTGAGACCGGCGGGCTTCGGCGCTGGCCCTTGGGACCGGGCGGCGTGCGCGGGgcctccccggggcgggcggtgcgcggaggggccggggctgggccgcAGCGCGGGGGCTGAACCTCTCCCTCCCGGCGCAGGGGCGATGACGGAGCAGAGCCCCGAGCCGCTGCGGTACCGGACGGCGGAGATGGCGGACGCGATGCTGGGCAGCGGGCTCCCCGCGCAGCAgcccgcggggctgccgggggaggcgaGCGACGGCCGGGCCTCCGCCGCTGCCAAGGGGGTTTGCGACGCGGCGGGCGGGGACGCCGGCTGcgcggcgggaagcggcgggggccgggagcaggCCGTGCTGGAGACGGTGCTGCCCGCCGAGGAGCCGAACGGCACCGACAGCGCCAAGGCTCCCAAAGTCAGCTGCGAGGAGAGGAACGGCACCGAGCGCTCCACGCTGCACATCCTGAACGTCTCGCAGGTGAGCGGCGTTGGGAGCGCGTGAGGACGGCGGAACGGGGCCCGGTGGGCTCCATCTGCGCGTTTCTGCCCGTGTTGGGCTTACTGGGTTTCCTGGCTGCCATTCTCTGTGCCGTGGGAAGGGGCAAATGTCCGGGCAAGGAGGCTTTTTGTGTCATCCCGACCGGGAAACGAATGGAGATGCAGCTCGGTCCGCGTGCCCGTGTGTCTTGTCTGTGAGCCCGCAGGGAGCTGTCGGCTCTGGGGCTGCGTGGGTTACAGAGTCACAgagtgtttggggttggaagggccctctgtgggtcacccagcccaaccccctgcccaagcagggtcacccagagcaggctgcacaggaccttgtccaggtgggtctggaatatctccagagaaggagactccacagcctccctgggcagcctgggccagggctccatcaccctcagagggaagaagttcttcctcgggttcagctggagcttcctctgcttcagtttgtgcccgttgctccttgtcctgttgcagggcaccactggaaagagtctggccccatcctcctgacccccaccctgcagatatttataggcatttctaaggccccctctcagccttctcttctccaggctgaagaagcccagggTTAGTGTCTCTGAAATTGGTAACGGCACTTACTGCCAGTGCCCGTTTCTAGCTTGTTTCTTGTAAAGGTgatgtgtatgtatattttcAAGTGATAAGCTTTTAAATAAACCTTTAAAAAAGGTTAAATACAATTCTCCATTTGTTTTATAAAGGTTAAACAAACGTGCAGCTGCATGATAAATATTGTCAAGTATCTGATTGATTGCTGAATGATTTATTCCTCCGTAGAATTTAACTCCGTTAAGTACGCCATTgtccctgtttgtttttttcctgctttgtcaaAGGACCTGATGGAGTTCTTAAACCCAAACAGCAGCGACTGCACGTTAGTCTTGTTCTATACGCCGTGGTGCCGCTTTTCTGCCAGTCTGGCGCCTCATTTTAATTCTTTACCTCGAGCGTTTCCAACTCTTCGCTTCCTGGCACTGGATGCATCTCAGCACAGCAGGTAACGTACGCTTCCTGTGCTCTGCCATCAGTTTATTTCTGGTAGAAAGCTTTGagcgatttcttttttttccttacaaagtgACAATTTAATTTAGTAAAACTGACACTTCCTTTATCGTGACTATCTTTGTTTCTTCCCCCAGTGgatttttccttcattctttgTATTTGCTTTATGTCCACCAGTTTGTCAACTAGATTTGGAACCGTGGCTGTACCCAATATCCTCCTTTTTCAAGGTGCTAAACCTATGGCTAGATTTAATCACACGGACAGAACGCTGGAAACGCTGAAAGACTTCATCTTTAATCAAACAGGTATGTAAATCAGCCCTGATGTGTCCGTAGGAAGAACAGGCTGGATTTTGGCTCCAAACTGGGCTTTTCTGTCCCTGCTGTTTGTTCTTTAAAATGAATTTCATGAAGACCCTGAGGGGGCCTGGCAGAGGTTTCTATAATCGGTTGCTGTAGGGAGCTGGGTTTCAGGGTGTGCTGAAAGCAGAGCCTCAGCTCGCTGGACTGCTGTCGCAGAGCAGGGGGAAGCAGTGGGGTTTAGCTAGAGAGGGTGCTAGAAGGATCGAGCACACCTTTCTGCCCAAATATGTAACCGGGGAAGGAAGGCGGATGAACCTTGGGATCGTTGCCAGAGCCGTGTAAGGCTGACAGCAGCTGGGGGATAAGATGGTTGCAGCTCTtgtgctggaggagaaggaggattCCAGTTTCCACGATCTGGCTGTCCCCGTTGTCAGCTCAGCGCCAGCCAGCGCTCTGGTCCTTCTCTGTAGAGACAGCCGGAACAATCCGAAAAACACGGGTAGGCCTACAGCGGCCTTCGTTAGAGGCTGGAAATGGTTACATTTGCTGATACAGCAGAAACACTCAAAACCTCcagaaacaaaaaccccacaaacttaGACAAGGCTGCGCTGTGGAAGGACAGAATGAGCCTGCTCCTGTTACGAAGGCATACGTACATATGGATAGCCTTTTGGTTTTTATGTAGGCAAGCTATGTGCTAGACATATGTCAAAATACAAGGACTGTCTCACCAAAGAAGTCTAATGGTACGTATGCCTTACTCTGAGAAGAGGACCAAAGCTCTAAATACAACCAATATCTCTGGATTTAATGATCACTGCTGGGCTTTCTTTCCAGGTATAGAAGCGAAAAGCGACGTGGCGGTGACGGAGGAGGACTGGGAAGGCCCGCTGCCCAGCGTTCTGACAAAAGGCATAGActggctgctgctgttttctttgctctttctggCCAGCTTTGTCATGTACGCCACCGTGCGAACGGAGAGCATTCGGTGGCTGATCCCAGGACAGGAGCACGAGCATCAGGAATGATCTGAGGTGGAAGTGGGGGACAGAATTTCCCACTTACTGGAAAAGCAGGAATTTGTATGGACTAGAAGTACCTGAGGATGAACTGTTGAATCTGTTGGTTGTAATTTATGATCTTGACTAAAAGTCTGCTTTATTTATCAACTACTGTAAAAAGCAAATTCATGGCAAGTAATGTGGTAAGTAAATATGAAAAAACATgaactaaaaatatttattaagctACTTCGATCAGCTGATTTTTCACAGACTTTAATGTAAATAGGTGACAGAGTTCTACGCTGCTCTTCTGAAGGGGTCCCTGCGCTTTGCAGATCGAGTAAGGTTTTTGCAGCACTTTGGCCTCCACGCTTGGCACAGGAGCCGTTGCGTCCGCGCTGGTGGCATCTGTGGATCTGCTTTTATGGATCCTGAGGGTGTGTGAACTAAAGCTGCTACGTGGGTGATGTGAACGCTGTAGAACTAGGATGTGTTAGCCCACACAGCTCATCCGCGGTTTTTGGCTCgaaatacaacattttaaaggaaaatgctgGTGAGTGGTGATGTTGCTGAATTAGTCTGACTGTCAGTAAAATgaacaatgaagaaaaagatgttttaaaaaaactgGTGTACTTCCGATGAGTTATCCCATTCCATACCAGCAATAACAATTCACAAGCGAGTTGTGCAGCTCCGGAGAGGGTGACGATTTCCCGCATTTGGGGCTGCAGTTAGATGCTGGTTTTCTTGCTCACTCTCTTTGGTGAGTTTTGACTTGATGGCTGTTCTTTGGAAATGATTTTAAATCTTATAAAGCTCACTTtagtgtgtgcatgcacacctTATTTCCCACATTCCTACAGAATTAAATTGCGTTCATTGCCCTTACtggtttttaaataaatcaaGGTACTGGTGTTTAAATAAACAAAGGTTTTAGTGTAACCTTTTAAGCCCCTTTCTTACATGACTAAAAACATGCAGCTTCTGAAGGTACAGATCACCTGCCTAAATTAGCCAGACTTCAGGTTGATTTAAATTGCTGCTGCCATGTTTGCTGGTTGCACATTCTACAGCTgaggctgcgggaaggactgGTGTGGGGTTTGGTGACGATTGGTGTGGAAGGTGTGAATAAGGCATGGACTGGTGcgtggtgtgggttttttgggttatTTGACTGCGTAGCACTCGCACGTGGTGCAGGCTTCCCGCAGTGCCCTTTAGGAAGATTCAGAgtgcagatgaagctgaggaGAAGCAAAGGCGGTCGTAAGATGCAGAGCTCGTGTCCCTGACACGTCATTCTTGGGGTATTTTTCTGGTGGCCGTACCTTTCCCCTTTGGACGGCTGAGGTCCGGTATTTCTGTGTATGAAAAGGCCATTAAAAGGACATAAAACTTTGCTCTTTCTGCAGATAAAGCTAGGCCGTGTTTTATTAATAAAGAATCAAGATTTCCACCAGTAAATGGGAGCGTGGTTGCCCCCCCCGGATGGTGCGTAGGCCCCGGGCTGCGGTCCCcggggtccctgcccggctcaGCCCGCGGCGGTCGCTCGGttcgctgcccggggccgggcccgtcGCCGCAGGGCGGGAAGGAGGTGGAGGCCGCTCCCTCCCGTCCCCGCCGCCATGTTGGCCTCCGGAGGCGGGGCGCGGCCatggcgggcgggggggccgggctgcggctggcgctgcgggcggcggcgcggggagcggccgggaGCCGCGCTGCCATGGTGAGGGgcgcggggggcagggggggggggctgtgtgtgtgtgtcccaccGCCCGGTCCAGTGCCCGTTTAACCACCAGCTGATAACTAACCGCACGCGGAGGCCTCGACCCTCACCCCTCCGGCGGGAAATGTCtaatttttaatgtaattaatgACTCTTTCCCTCAAGCTCCTTCCAGAGGAACAGCACCGATCGCCAGGGGTTACCCCCGTGTCGCGTGGGCAGGGTCACAAATCTGCTCTTTTCCCCCTTTTACAACCAAATTTGTGCCGCTTTCCGCCGTGGGGTGCGACAGACTGGGGCCTTTCTTCGCAGCCCGTTCCTGAGGGAGATGCTCCGGGGCTCCCCGTGTTTCTGCTGGAAACGGCGTGGTCGGATTTCGCGTCACGGCGTCGCCTCGCCGAGGCCCCGGGAGCTGCGGCGTCCCCAGACCTGGCAGAGGAcgtgcccgctgccagccccgggggTGAGCTCTGTGCTGCCTCCCGGCCGCGGGCCTGGGCTTCGCTAgctcttccccctcacccccatcGTATTTTGTAAATTAACCTACTAATTTAATCTCTTTCCAGGTGAAATAATCAATTTCAGAAGAGCCGTTAGCCTTGGCGTGTTTTTGTATATGCTTGGAAAAGGAAGAATGCAAGAAAATCATACCTGCAGCTGCAGTTGTAGCAACAACAAATCcaatatttgtatttttgcaaGTCCAAAGTTGTATTTGCAACGTAAAGTGCCTGAATTAGTTCTTTTTGGGCCTTGTAAACCCTGTCTCTTGGGCTGCACGTATCCCACTGAACACAAACAGTGGCAGTGATGCTCTTAGATTGACTCACACTGTTGGGgttggaatttttttaattttgtcccATAATTATTGGTGAAAAAGTTGCTCTTTGGCCGTCCTGCATGTTCAAGCCTTGCTCGGGTGCCATTAATTGCGTTAATTCCCGCTCTGCTCGGGCTCGCAGCCCCATCTGGTGGCACCGGGGCTCGTGCCGGTCCCTGGAGCAGAGCCACCAGCCCGAACCCGAGTGAAAAATTGTGGAGTGAAAAATTGCGGAGCTGGCGGAGGGTGCTGACAGCCCTCCCGGGCCGTGGCGAGGCTCTGGAGCGAAATTGCTCAGCTCCTTGCTGGAAGTTCTCACAAAGCTGTGCTAGCTGCTAATGCAAAGGCTAAAGCGGTCTGAATTCCGCTGTGCTAGCGAGAGAAGTTCTTCCCGTTAAAGCATTCTGCTGATCGTACGAGGTGGAGACCTGTCTGTTAGAGCATATCGTCTGAGTGATCGCTTGTGCCCTGAGTCTCTGCTTTTAGCAAAAATAGCAAACCTTTTCCAAACGCCCCGCAGAACTTTCCTCTGGCTCTGGCCTCGTGCGAGCCTCAGGCACAGGTTCGGATACTGAAGCAGAGGGTGCAGTTTGTTACCTTTGTGCTCCCCACGGCTTCAGAAAGGCTCATTTTGCTTAGAAGAAGACATACTGAAACATAGGTGCTTCGCAGAATCTAGTGCTTCTATGAGTAACTTGTAACTTCTTGTAATTATGTCTGcattgtcaattttttttttcttctcattgctTGTTAAAAAGCTTTTTGTTGCTCATAGAACTCCACAGTGCTGCTGTCTTTAAATCCGTTCCTTTCTTAAGAATAGCACCATACAAGTTGTTAGGAATACGATTTCCTATTTTGCTTCTGTCTTAAAGTAGATATTCCCCTGATACCCCTTTTAACCTCGTAACTGTACATTTAGCGTATCATGTAAATAATCCTTTGTTTATATGACAGAATGgaatatttgaaaattaatttgattgTTACAGTGTCAAGATGGTGCAGATGAACGAGGGGCGGGTGCAGGTGTGCTGGTGTCCGTGTTCGTGCCTGCGGAAGGGCCGGCCGCTCTCCCCTGCTTTTGTACAAAAGCATTTCTCCCAGCTGAACTGACCCAGCGGGAACGGTGTCCCTGGGCTGTTTTAAGTTAAGCTGGTCTGTGAAATTATAAAAGGCAAGAAACTGCACAGTGAATTTTCCACCTCCTTACCTTCGTACAATACCTAACCACAATTCAATCGTgtggttttctttctgttgtacaGAGGAGAACCTCACCCTCACTCGTGtcgtgtttctgttttttttcctcaatagtCTTCGCAGTCTCACTGGTTGACGACAGAGGAGAGGAGCCAAGTTTTGCTCGATCTCAAAGCTTCAGGCTG encodes the following:
- the TXNDC15 gene encoding thioredoxin domain-containing protein 15; this encodes MWRLLLGLAWLGGALPAGAMTEQSPEPLRYRTAEMADAMLGSGLPAQQPAGLPGEASDGRASAAAKGVCDAAGGDAGCAAGSGGGREQAVLETVLPAEEPNGTDSAKAPKVSCEERNGTERSTLHILNVSQDLMEFLNPNSSDCTLVLFYTPWCRFSASLAPHFNSLPRAFPTLRFLALDASQHSSLSTRFGTVAVPNILLFQGAKPMARFNHTDRTLETLKDFIFNQTGIEAKSDVAVTEEDWEGPLPSVLTKGIDWLLLFSLLFLASFVMYATVRTESIRWLIPGQEHEHQE